Below is a window of Streptomyces spongiicola DNA.
AGGTCCTGCGCCGCTTCCTGCACCCGCTGTCCATCCCGTACAGCGACAACTCCGCCCCGCAGCGGAATGCCGAGGGCCAACGCCTTCTGCACGTTCGCGCGGGTCTTGTTGTGCGAGCCCCTGAGCTGTGTCACCTGATCGTGTTCCTCGGCGGTGTCCGAGTAGTACGACGTGGCGAGCTTGACGCCGCACTCCCCGAACACGTCCCACAACTCCGTGCGGATGTGGGTCATGTTTGAGAACACCTCTACACCGAGGCCCCGCTCGTGAGCGTGCTTGATCAGCGCGGGAAGACTCGGGTAGAGGGTCGGTTCACCTCCGATGAACTGAACATCCAGCGTGCCCATATCAGCAAGCTGGTCAATCAGGATCAACCAGTCCTGCGCGGTCATGGTTCCGTGGGTGCCCTTGGGGCCGCTGTCTGCATAGCAGTGATCACAGAACTCGTTACAGAGTCCCGTCACCTCCAGCCACGCGAATAACAGCCGGCTATCAACTGCGCTCATTCTGCGTCTCCTTGGACTGTCGGGATCTGACGCCATCCCTGCCGAGAAGCCGAGAAGCCGAGATGCCGAGAAGCCGAGATGCCGAGATGCCGAGATGCCGAGATCCCGAATGCGCGAGGAGCGCATTCGGTTACCCTCGGCAAGGGGCGGGAGTTCACAAGTGGCCCATGAGTGCCAGCACGGGCAGCGCGGCACTGACATGCCGCCACGGCAAGGGAGAGAGCCGACCAGCCAGAGCGGCGAAGGTACCGCACTAGACTCGCTTTACGCTGGCTGGCGGTACGAGCTGTTCGCAACCGCCGGTCTCGGGCCGGATAAAGGCGGTGGGTCGCTTCGGACGGCTACAGGGCGGGTCGGCCGGGTCCTCATAATCCTTGATTACGTCCCGCAGAATTCCGACTCTCCCGGCGCTGTCCTCGACACGCTCCCCCACATCCTTTTCGGTCACCATGAGTGGCCCTCGGGGTGTTTCCGCATGAGGACGTTGCAGCCGGACACGGTGGTCATGTCGCCACCTGCCCTCGCTCTGTCCCGGACGTTTGCGAGTTCCACACATCCCGCGCAGCCCGCTACCGGCGTCGGCTTCGAGTAGCCCGTCCGATCCGGCAGTACCACCGGCGCTTCGCTGTACCTCGTCGGCTCCGTCATGCGGAACAGCGTCCAACCGACGTTGATCTACGACTAGCGGCCCCGTGTCGGCCGACTGTCGGCCAGACTTGCCACATGAGGAGCAGCATCGGGGCCAACATCCGGCGCGAGCGACAGCGGCACGGGTGGAGTCAGGCACGCCTGGCGGTGGAGATCTGCCGGGCCGCTGGCATCCGGGGTGAGCCGGTCGGCCGCCAGGAGGTCAGTCGATGGGAGACCGGGAAGCGCAAGCCGCGCGAATGGCTGCCGTTCCTGGCGTCCGCCCTCGGGGTGCCCTTGGAAGAACTCGGAGAGCCACAAACTCCCGCTGAGCCGCCTTTGCCGACGCTGGCCGACTACTTGCCCGAGGGTGACCAGTTGGCCCCTCTGGCCGCCCGCGAGGGACGCCGCGTCGGCATGGGGCAGGTGGACGGACTACAACAGCGCGTGCACGGCCTACGGCTGGCCGACGACGTGCTAGCCGGGGGTGATCTCATCCGTCCCGCACTCAGGGAACTTCGGTCGGCCGTTCGTGTTTACCGGGAAGGCTCACACACCGGAGAGGTTGGGCGGCTACTCCTGCGTCAGATCGGGGAATTAGCGCAGATCGCTGGGTGGATCGCCTCTGATGCCGGCCGGCATGCTGAGGCAGAACGGATCTACCGGCTAGGTCTAAGCGCAGCAAGGCAGGCAGAGGACCTCACCCTTGCCGGGAATCTAGCCGGATCACTGGCCTATCAGTTCAGCAACACCGGGCGGGAATCAGAGGCTGTCACGCTGACACAAGCCGCACTGCACGATGCCGGGCCTGAGGCGCCCCCTAAAGCCCGCGCACTGTATCTCGATCGGGTGGCATGGGCCCACACGAAAGCCGGGGGACCAGAGAATACGCAACACGCGATGCGTGCTCTCGGAAAAGCCGGCGAAGCACTGACCGAGGACACCGATGGGGCTGAGTCACCGGCATGGCTCTATTGGGTGGACGCCGGCGA
It encodes the following:
- a CDS encoding helix-turn-helix domain-containing protein, producing MRSSIGANIRRERQRHGWSQARLAVEICRAAGIRGEPVGRQEVSRWETGKRKPREWLPFLASALGVPLEELGEPQTPAEPPLPTLADYLPEGDQLAPLAAREGRRVGMGQVDGLQQRVHGLRLADDVLAGGDLIRPALRELRSAVRVYREGSHTGEVGRLLLRQIGELAQIAGWIASDAGRHAEAERIYRLGLSAARQAEDLTLAGNLAGSLAYQFSNTGRESEAVTLTQAALHDAGPEAPPKARALYLDRVAWAHTKAGGPENTQHAMRALGKAGEALTEDTDGAESPAWLYWVDAGELQVMESRVYTELRRPLRAVPLLRDVLSRYDATHTREMALYLSWLAVAYADANEPEEAAATAERVVSLSADISSERTAERVRVVLARLAEYADIPEVRAVLDSAL
- a CDS encoding radical SAM protein, producing MSAVDSRLLFAWLEVTGLCNEFCDHCYADSGPKGTHGTMTAQDWLILIDQLADMGTLDVQFIGGEPTLYPSLPALIKHAHERGLGVEVFSNMTHIRTELWDVFGECGVKLATSYYSDTAEEHDQVTQLRGSHNKTRANVQKALALGIPLRGGVVAVRDGQRVQEAAQDLTALGVGTVGGDRTRAFGRASQGAAPTIADLCGHCAHEKCAIGPTGDVWPCVLGRFLIMGNVLEKPISDIWGGSRMLDVAEDIAAVHGDDVQSCTPPQFLPMCGPCGPCVPSVGHCDPREVDSAATIASPA